DNA from Prunus persica cultivar Lovell chromosome G6, Prunus_persica_NCBIv2, whole genome shotgun sequence:
aggaatttaatctaattcggacttaataaagaagacaacattaccacttttattggattgaaatttaaacaacacttcagctaatacaaatagtacattaaggaatttaatctaattcggactcataaccttcattccctttttcagtaacaaaatcagaaacatctagatgcgtcttgtttagcttacgtgatatttctgatgagccatctgtggctggcggagcatgatcaatgtaatttatctccactttcctgttcttaagtgaagcttgatAGAGATCCGCCAAATGCCTGGGCGTACGACATGCGCGCATCCAATGTCCCCTTGCACCACATCTGTGACAAGagctttcaacatttctaggcacatTGCTCATCTGTGCCTTTCCCTTATTAAGGGATGCATTTTTGCCATTCATGGATGAACCGCTCCTTGGACCTAAGCCCTCTGAACGAGCACCATGATTTTTTCTACTTCCTTGCCAGTGGCCACGCTTGCCCCCTCGCCCACGTCTGTGGATACTGCCACGAGATGAAGTGGCATTCACTTCCTGAGATGCAGCATTTGTTTCAGGAAGTGGTGCTGAGCCCGATGGGCgagattggtgattctttaataagagctcattattctgctcagctaacaagaggcaagatacaagttccgagtacttcttgaaactgctatgtctgtattgctgttgaaggaggacatttgaagcatgaaaagtgctcagagttttttcgagcatatcctcctcagatatattttccccacatagcctcattaatgaggtaattctgtgcatagcagagttatactcggacactgacttgaaatcttgaaatctcaagtggGTCCATTCGTATCTAGCTCTTGGGAGAGTCATCGTCTTCTGGTGATCGTATCTTTCACTTATAGCTTTCCAcagaaccaacggttcatcaaccaccacatattcgctcttcagcgcttcatggatgtggcggcgaagaaaaatcatggccttcgcattctcttcaggcgaagcatcattctcatctacaattgtttgtccgaggccattggctcgtagatgaattttggcatccaggacccatgataaatagttgtccccggaaaggtccaaggcagcaaactctagttttgccaaatttgccatccaaaactttaggctcgagatctggaatattaagccacttattaatatgaatttcaggtcctcattattcaggtatattaattgaatattaagccacttattaataggaatttcaggtcctcattattcaggtatattaattgatgataaaagtaaagtgttatgaatttgctggtatggacgataaacccgcaccataccttaaataaaattaaatgtggggttaaaaccaccaccgaataaaataagaaaagttagtattagtaacggtctcccactgataatatgtttagtattaccaagggtccatttttgttaatggttagtaaatgtgcggtaaagtaaatgtgcttgtatgggcactaattctgctccattcatttaaataaaagtaaatgcgtggacgataaacccgcaccaccctttaaataaatattgccgtatgggtaataagcctacaccataccataaataaaattaaatgtagggttaaaaccaccaccgaataaaataagaaaagttagtattagtaacggtctcccactgataatatgtttagtattaccaagggtccatttttgttaatggttagtaatagagaAGCAGATAgatatagtatattatatagtgttgagttggaaaaatttcagaaataaaaggagagactatcgtactgataacgtgttataaaataacctggaatatatgcggatattgagctgcacgtaaaatAGATAAGACACAgcttttaacgaggttcggctatgcctacgtcctcggagagcagcagcagtaacctttcactataaaataatatggctacaactttagtgtttacaacatatgtggctcactgaattttctctctaggagaatttctctctgctttctcttctctctttttatttataggctgaaataatcactattcatcactattcatcactgttcacctgtgacagacaaactctatcaaagccgccaaatgaacagtaatgaatagttagtgggctccacaatCCAGACTTTTACAACACTAGTAACTttatagggctacaacttctCAATAAGTGAAGAAATAAAAGGTCCTCCatataaaaacacaaacaagagCATATTATTAGATGGATCAGAGAGGAGCTTCCGAACTCAAAAAGACAAGGAAACCAGAGAGACCTCTAGCTTCTCCTACTACTAGCAAGCACACAAAtcacataaataattttttcatggTCCTTGGAAGAGGAGGCCATTGACAGTGAACCCTCCATCGACGCAGATAGTTTGGCCAGTTATGTAAGACGCTGCAGGGAAGCATAGAAATGCCACCAAGGCGGACACCTCTTTTGGCTCTCCAGTCCGTCCTAAAGGGCATCGAGAGTTGACAGCCTCCAAAAAATTTTGGTTACTCAGAAGCTGCAAGTAATGATGAGACCATAGAGAAGATGAATGCACACATTATGTGTGGGGAAAGTTCGAGTTTAAATGTGCAATTATTGATTAACAgtttaacaacataatatgacatgttagaaaatttttaaaacacaatCGTAAGGAAATTTTTGAAAGGATCTTACAGGCTCAACGAGGGGAGTTCGGATGAACCAAGGTGCAACACTGTTGGTCCTTATGTTGTCTTTTGCCCACTCACATGCTAAGTTTTTTGCCAACTGGTTAATTGCTCCTGAAATAAAGTGCAGAGAAGGGTCACAATCTTCAACTTTCAGAACACAATTAtaattctattttatttttaaaatgcaAAAACTATGTGCAAAGGAAAAGACCTTTTGTGGCAGCATATATACTTCCACCCTCCCCAACTGATACAACGCCAGCAACagaagacaaaaaaataatgttaCCAGCTCCTGAAGCTTTCAAAAGAGGATGCGCAAGTTGGGAAAAATGGTAAGCAGATTCAAGATTGGTACTCATAATAAATGAGTAATCTTCAGTTGTGCTCTCGATTGCTGGTTTTAGGTCGGTAGTTCCCACGTTGTTTATCTACAGCCAAAGTCCAAGAgttgtttaaaacataaaatgaAGGATTTATATTCATAATTGGGAAACAAACACCACCCTTATTTAATCTGGCCGGACTTGTGCCGTGTTAGGGCTGAATCGGTCCATTTAACACCTCTACTTCCAACATTAGAAAGAGAAATAACAATAAATATTGAGTTAGCTAGTAtagttacatatatatatatatatatatccccgAAATTTTTTTACAGCCAATATATTTTGACCATGCCATAAATTATACAAAAATGCAAAGCTCAATCAGTTTAACGGATAAATGGAGCACACTTACAAGGATGTTAAGTTTGCCGTGAAATAGTGATGAGACCTTGTTTATAAGCTCCTCTCGTTGAGCTTTTGAGACCACATCACATACCGAACCAGTTACTTGATCAAAACCCTTCATTTTCCATTGGCTCAAGCAGTCGTTAAGCTGAACTTCATTACGAGAACAAGTATGTATAGTTGCACCTAGCCCCGCCAATTCCTCCACAATAGCGTAcctaaaaacaacatatatatatatatgtagtactacttctttttttttttttttttaaaaagaaagaaagaaaagaacactTTCAGATTGCAAGCATAAAGGAAGAAAGCGCTAACCCAATTCCTTTGGTTCCACCAGTGACAAGTGCAGTCATTCCGTGAAGAGACCATCTACTATCTTTGCCATTGCTATTTGCCTGCGCCATCTATTGGGGCTGCTACAGATATTTCAAATTGGTTATATATATGCAGAAATTTGAAGAGAATATTGAAGATATGCATAGTAGAAACAAGAGGAGACTTATTAGTCTTGCCTGCtttacacttttttttataggtcTACAGAAGCGCACGGCTTATCTTGTACACATCAGCCACACACTCAGACCTATCAGCCACACACTCAGACATTTGTGAAAAGTCGTGTGTCGTGACTCCTATAATTGGAATTTGATCAAGCCTAGCAGTCAAatgaatacaaaacaaaagcagtagtgtttttttatagaatcttttcttaaaaggaggATAATAAACTAAACTCACACGCAATATACAATACACAATACACAAATACTAGGACTCGAATCCTGAATTTTGTCTGAAGGAGCAATTACTCCAAACATAGTGAGTCCTTTGCAAAATAAAAGCAATAATAAAGGAGAAGAAAGCTGAGCAAAAACAGAGGAACCACTTGTGTACTAGATCTCTGAGTTCTACTTCTATTCAAACTTCTCACTTTACACGTTTTGCACACTTGAGACTTACAGAGACTTGCTCTGTTACACAAAACACTACCACAACATGGTTCTCTCTCACCACCAACTCCACTTCCATAGAGCGAGAGGCtaactttttttcatttctctaGCTAGTGCACTAGCATGTATACTAGTAATGCTAGATAAATCACATTTATATATCATTTCTCTAAGAGAATCTTATCTCATCTTTATCAACGGACGAATTATGGGTCTGTATATTGGGCCACAGGAAACTCCGGCGCTGAGTAACATTTGTCGAATAATGGATGCCCCAATCTACTTGATTGTCCAAccaattatttatatatgtaagcGATAAGATTTAAATCAAATGGCCTCCTCTGAAAGATGGTAATAATGGCTGGCCTTTACTGAGCAGCCATCACCAGCCATTGTCATGACAGCTGGTTAAGATTGGACAGTGCACCTGACAGCAGCAAATGGGTTTTAGAAAGTGCGCTGTGAAGTTGCAACTTGTATATTAAGCGATAGCACtgtttctaatatttttcacttctcATACTAAATTTTctattacaaaatttcatttaataaatataaatatgtggcaatcaaaaatttaatttaaaattttaattcaaaaatattaTCTAAATTTTTAGgtaaaaattttataataaatattaacatATAGCAAtcgaaaatattatctgaaaaacttatcaaaattaaagtaaaatgaatagtatttgcccttgccctttagggtagaaccaaaaaaaccaaagctgccactattcacgtgaatagtgtcaaaCATTGCCTTACCCTTGCCTTTCGGGGTGAAGGTACTCTTAGGTCGAAGTTGGACTTCCTTTAAAGTTTAATTAACATatttaaaagtaaataattaactatcGTTATACCATTGACATATGTcaagtttttaaaaaggtGGTGATGGTACATCTTGGGTTAAAGTGATGAGTAAAAATGCTTCCGTAATCAATTACATTCTGCTAGTGTTCCACTTGACAGCACGACATGACATGCAAGTTTTTCTCCAAAAGTTATTGTCTTGGGgccacaaagaagaaaataaagaaattattgGGAAGAAAATCATGTCTAGATAATGTGAGAAAAATATGTTTACTAGAAGCATACAAGCACCAAACGCAGCAAGAAACATGGGAACAACTAATTTCACGATTAACACACTCTTAAGCAATTGGGATACTCCCCAAGAATAAGtggggaaaaaaatttgacttccTATATAATAGGATTTCAACAacttattttgaaaatgtaaAGACAACAATAATTCTTAACATAGAAAGCACTTTGAATACAGTAGCAATAGTGTCTCCCACTAGAAATTGGGGAAGTGACATCAATTTGTGCTCAAGTTCAATTGCAATCATTATCCTtggaagaggaagccattgacGGTCATACCCCCGTCAGCGCAAATAGTCTGCCCAGTTATGTAAGAAGCTGCAGGGAGGCATAGAAATGACACGAGGGCTGCTACCTCTTCCGGCTCTCCCGGCCGTCCTAGCGGGGTTCGAGAGTTGACAGCATTTGAAAATTGTTCATTATTCAGAAACTGCATGTATAAAGTAGAGATTGATAAGTTTTATGTACCTATACACATATGCATGTACGtcgttagaaaaaaaaaaacctaaagtCTAGAGTAGactcaaatttgaataaataatataccgATACACCTGAAAACTCGAAAATTAATAATCTTACATCAACAGAAAGGGATGTTTTGATGAACCAAGGTGCAACGCTGTTGACCCTTATGTTATCTTTGCCCCACTCACAAGCAAAGGATCTTGCCAATTGGTTTACTGCACCTGAAGCATAATTACCAAAAGAACAGTCTCAACCTTCGCTTCATATACATAATTAACACGAAAAATTTGAAAGGAAACTTCAAAAagataatttgaaaataataataatagtaataaggTAAGGGGGTCAAATTGATACCTTTGGTGGCAGCATATATGCTTCCAATCCCTGCAACTGAGACCGATCCAGCAACAGAAGAGATAAAAACAATGTTACCAGCTCCTGCAGCTTTCAAAAGAGGATGTGCGAGTTGGGACAAATGGTAAGAGGATTCAAGATTGGTACTCGTAACAAATGCGAAATCTTCTGCTGTGCAATCGAGTGTTGCTTTTGCTTCTGTAGTTCCCACATTGTTTATCTACAGCCACATATTTTTGGAAGAGGGTGTTCATTTTAGAACAACTCTAGAATATCATGATTTTCCATTTTAGGTGTAGTTTCTAATAAGAATatatttaagaaaattaaaaaagcttTTTATAACAATATATTTTCCCTTGGTACTCGCATTTTTTCTTAGAGTAATCTTACGCTTATCATATTTTCATCTCACATTtatataccacatgatgtgacATGTCCATGTCATATACCAcgtcaattaaatcaatgaagtatattttaataaagataaaaaaaaagctgTTAGTTGAGGTTCTACCCCAAAATCAACATGTGGTTGTTGGGCTTTCACATTTAAGCAACCCGCTTTGATACCATGAAAGAAATTGAGATTACattccaaaatcaattggcaatagaggggagtagcccaactcttTATAAACCTCGGCTAGATCTCTAAACTTTTCAATGTGagacaaacactctcaacatGCCCTACATGTGTGTCAAATTTTCAAGCACTTGACCATAAATGCTTCTTAAAAAAGCAGTTCCAAacgagtatatatataaactaaatttcatttttggtttaaattaaaagatttGTAGATTCACTTGTATATAAATGGAGTACTTACAAGGATATTAAGTTTCCCGTTAAACTGTGATGAGACTTCGTTTATGAGCTCATGTC
Protein-coding regions in this window:
- the LOC18772667 gene encoding tropinone reductase homolog At1g07440, with product MAKADISRRWSLQGMTALVTGGTKGMGHAIVEELSGLGASVHTCARNQNQLNDCLNQWKTKGFHQVTGSVCDLSSRAQRHELINEVSSQFNGKLNILINNVGTTEAKATLDCTAEDFAFVTSTNLESSYHLSQLAHPLLKAAGAGNIVFISSVAGSVSVAGIGSIYAATKGAVNQLARSFACEWGKDNIRVNSVAPWFIKTSLSVDFLNNEQFSNAVNSRTPLGRPGEPEEVAALVSFLCLPAASYITGQTICADGGMTVNGFLFQG
- the LOC18773390 gene encoding tropinone reductase homolog At5g06060 isoform X1 yields the protein MAQANSNGKDSRWSLHGMTALVTGGTKGIGYAIVEELAGLGATIHTCSRNEVQLNDCLSQWKMKGFDQVTGSVCDVVSKAQREELINKVSSLFHGKLNILINNVGTTDLKPAIESTTEDYSFIMSTNLESAYHFSQLAHPLLKASGAGNIIFLSSVAGVVSVGEGGSIYAATKGAINQLAKNLACEWAKDNIRTNSVAPWFIRTPLVEPLLSNQNFLEAVNSRCPLGRTGEPKEVSALVAFLCFPAASYITGQTICVDGGFTVNGLLFQGP
- the LOC18773390 gene encoding senescence-associated protein 13 isoform X2, encoding MAQANSNGKDSRWSLHGMTALVTGGTKGIGYAIVEELAGLGATIHTCSRNEVQLNDCLSQWKMKGFDQVTGSVCDVVSKAQREELINKVSSLFHGKLNILINNVGTTDLKPAIESTTEDYSFIMSTNLESAYHFSQLAHPLLKASGAGNIIFLSSVAGVVSVGEGGSIYAATKGAINQLAKNLACEWAKDNIRTNSVAPWFIRTPLVEPLSNPVRTAGRTRRGGSPGVISVPPYIFLHSRADYLR